In one Oncorhynchus masou masou isolate Uvic2021 chromosome 23, UVic_Omas_1.1, whole genome shotgun sequence genomic region, the following are encoded:
- the LOC135510053 gene encoding large ribosomal subunit protein mL63-like, translated as MFLTMALLRKGISGKQWIGKYRRPRAITWQMKRNMLVHLEREAENEYWISRPYMTPEQERGHAAERRAQNWLKIKETKFQKFPEHKYVADHLSHLNTTKTWSS; from the coding sequence ATGTTCCTCACCATGGCCCTGCTGAGGAAAGGCATCTCTGGGAAGCAGTGGATCGGGAAGTACCGCCGGCCACGTGCCATCACCTGGCAGATGAAACGCAACATGCTGGTGCACCTGGAACGTGAGGCAGAGAATGAGTATTGGATCTCCAGACCATACATGACcccagagcaggagagaggacatGCCGCTGAGCGCCGAGCACAGAACTGGCTCAAAATTAAGGAGACCAAGTTTCAAAAGTTTCCAGAACATAAATATGTTGCGGATCATCTAAGTCACCTCAACACAACCAAGACATGGTCCAGTTAA